The DNA segment GTCAATCATCTTGTAAGTAGAAGCAAGGTAGAATTTCTTCTCTGCCTTAATCTCTTCCCAGTCAAGTATCTGATCGAGGTAATTTCCGTGTTCAGCCAATATGTTAACCAATACTTTATCGGCCGAATAACGGGCAAGAGTACGGGCAAAGTTAGGGTTGTCGCCCGAAGTTGCCTTCTCTTTACGTTCACCATGCGAATCGCGGTACATCAGGAAGTTCTCAGGGTTTGCATAACGCTTAATACCTGCTTCTTCTTTTGCGAAGTTACTTGCAGTAAGCATTACATCGATCTTCATAGGCATACTCAAATCGCAGAACCCTGTAATTGTAGCACGCGAGTTAAGATCTTCAACGTTACTTTCGGCAGCACTTTCGAATAATGTACGATATGCGTAGATGTAAGCCGGATCGAAATCTGTTACACGGGCAAAATCACCAACCTCAGTACCAATACCGTAAAGGTTTCCTTCTTTATCGGGGAATATGTGGAACATATCGCCTGCAATAAGTTTTATTGAACGAATTCCCGGCAGATCTTCTTTCAACCACTTCAACTGCATTGCAGCAAGCATCTCTGATTTTCCAACTCCCGAATCTCCGGCAATTTTAATAGTAAACACTGTTCCGTCTTCTTCCTCTACTGCAAAAAGAGAACCGTGAACAGGGTATCCACCCATTTCTTTCACTTTCTCATTAAGCATTGTTAAACGGGGCTTTTTGATATTCCCGAAGTAATCTCCTTTTAAGTGAAGAGGAGTTACTACAGTTTTTATGTTTCCTTTTGGTCCTTTAAGATCGAAATATCCAACATGAGGATAAGAAATAACCTTTTCGGGAGCACCGGCAAACAAGATAATATCCGGAACAAAGTTCTTAGCTTCTTTTAGCGAAATAGTGTCAGTTCCCATCAAACGAAGGTTGTCTGCCAAATATTTCATGTATGATTTTTGAAGAACGTAAAGTTCTTTTACCAGTCCATTTTGAACAATTTTACAACGGTAATCATCGTCGTCCATGTTATCAACAAACTTAGCCATACGATCGTTGAAGAATTCTGACGATGGAAGAGTAGACAGGTTTTTAACAAACTCTACATCGTTTTGTTTTTCTCCGTCTTTTATAATAACAGGCTCTTCAACTCTGTCGACTTTAAAGAATGGGAATTCACGTTTTTTGGCATCAGTATTTGAACGTGTAATAATCTGAACATCTTTCTCGGCAGCAATAACACCTGTACGGGTCATTACTTTGTTAATCCAGTTTAAAGCACCTCCGTTGTGAGTTTCCAAAGACTTGTTTTCCATTTCGTAGTCTTTGAAAATTGTAATACCGTGCTGAACCATCTCGTTTTTATTCGAGTTCTGAGCTACAAACTCAGCGGCCAACAACTTAATCATATAGTGATTGTAACGGTTGTAATACGATGTTCCAAACGATTTATTCAACATTCCGTTTAAGAACAATACCATTTTACGACCGGCTACTTCTACATCGTCGTTAACTACTTTCTCTAACGCTCTTCGGTCTAAAATAGAAACAATCTTATCAAGTTCTGCTTTGTAAAGAGTATTGGCTATACTTTCAGAAATCATTTTAACTTCCAGATCTTCCAATGCCTCCAGTTGCTTGTTGAAATGCGCTGCAGAATCGCTAAGCAGAGCTGAGAATTCCTCACCTCTTGTTATCAGATAATATCTGAATAACTGCTCGGTTTTGTCTTCAGTTCCAAAAATATACTCGTCAATAACATCAAACTGCTGAGTAAGGTTCTTGTTTCCGAATGTACTCCACAAATCGTCGTTATTATCGCGCAATTCTCCTTTAAGCTCTTTTACCCTGTCTTCAAGTCTGAGATCGGCAAATTGCTTACCTGTAATAAACTCCTGCTTTTCGGCAGCTTTATAGAACAGCTCTTTTAACACAGGCTCTTTTGCTTCCTGATCGAATGGCAGGTTGAAGTGCAATAGTAATTCTCTGAAGAATTTACGAAGTACAATATTGTAACCTTCCAAACGTGCAAAATCGCCGTTTATATCTTTTTCGTTAGCCTCAAGAGTAAGGAATTTGAATTTAGCATCAGAGAACAAAATCTTCTCTAATTCTAAAAGAATCTCACTCATTATCAACATCTCATCCGGATCGTCGAGGATGTACGGATTTGGCTGGAAGTTAACTTTTGAGTCAATATATTTCAACAATGTTGGCTTACCGTAGCGCGCTATTACCAGGTTGATATCCATCTTGCGCAACGCAGGGATATTTTTGTAGAACTGTGGCAATAAGTTTTCGTAAAGCTTAGTAAATGCTTTAGAGTTTAAGAACTCAGGTAATGTTGTGTACTCCCCGATTGTTTCGTAGAATTCCAACATAGCATTTTTACTGCCGCCAATAGAGTTGATCGTTAAGCCACTCTTACGGGGCGTTGCAGCGTATAACGATTTAATATCAGAAATACGTAAGCTAACATTTGTCTTTTTATCGATAGCTTTTATCAAATCGAAATCAGCTATTACACCATCAAGGAAATCTTCTTCTTTTCCTGCAAAAATATCGTTAAGAATATCAACTGCTTCCTTATCCCTGTTTTCCGGTGTTTTACGTTTTGCATAGTATACTTCCCAATATTTAAGGAATATATCAAGTCCGTTTTCAAATTCTTTGGCAAAAGCTTTATAGCTTCCGGGAGTACCCTCAAGGTAGTCGCCAAGCGACCAACGTACAAATCCTGTTTGATAAGGAATTACAGCAATTCCTCTTTCTTTAGCCAAACGCATTGAGAACAATTCAAGTTCCTGATACGAGAAGAAATCTTTTAATACTAAATTGAATAAGTAAGATCCGTCAGAATCGAGTATAGAAACATAATCGGCTCCTCTTTTCTCCAATACCTTTTCGGCAACTTCCTTAGCGAGTTTCAAACGCTTAAGCGACTCGTTACGGAATGCTTTATTGATACGGAAATTATTCAATCCTTTTACAAGGTTCTTAGAGAAATAACTGAAGAAAGCTTCTCCCTTATATTTGAAATCATCAGGCAATTCCAATACATCAAGCTTGTCGAGCGAAAGTAATTCTTCTAACAGGAATATATGTAATGGCGATCCTTCGAACATCGAAGTACGGGCAACCTTTGATGGATTTTCTTTATAGTTGGCACAATTTGCATTTTCGGCAAAAATGTACTTTTCTATCTGAGTTTTAATTTTTGTTCTCGACGCATCTTTTGGAAGACTTTCTTCCAACTGATCTTTAATCTTTTTGGCACGCTGTGCAACCTCAAGTACATTGTTCAGTAAGTACAACGAATTTGAATTACCTTTTTCGGGAGCAAACTGCTTTGTTGCGTAATCAGTTACCGCTATACAGGCAGGCGATGCAATTAACGAACCTAATCTGTCTCCTGTAGCTCCTAAGTTTTTAGTAGTTGAAATAGAAGACACCATCGAAATTTTAGAATAAGTTCCGATGTTGTTCATTATATAACGTGAAATTGTACGCCATTTTGGTTCGTCCTCATCCTCAATTTTTACAGCATCGTTGTATGCCTCATCAAGGAATAAAGTAATCTTTGAGTTGTTTAAGAATTTTAGGAACTTAATTAAACTCTCGTTATTGAAATCTGTTAAACCTGTCGGATTACTTGGATCGTTTATAACCAAAGTAGAATTCTCACAGAATCTGTCCCAAAGACGTCCGCTTTCGTCGAACAACTGGAAAGTAACTTTGATAGTTTCAAGCTTCTTCTGTAAACGCTCGTAATCAACACGACCATCAGGCTTCAACTCAATCTCTATATCAAATGGATTGATGTCGAAATGCTCATAAGAGAATAAATCTCTATACTCCCACGAAGCTTCGCTGTTGATGAAGATAAACGGATTTGGCTTAACCGGGTTAAACAACAAATCGCGAATAATCATCTGAACATCATCACCAACCGATGTGTGGTCAAGATTCCCTAAACCTGCAATAAACTCTTTAATTATTGTTTGTTGCTTAGCTCCTAATGCCTCATATTTTTCGAAAATTCCAAGGTCGATAAGGAAGTTGTGGAAACGTCCTTTATTATCTGCTTCATTTTCGATCTTAGTTAAATACTGCTTGTATTTTTCTAAGAATAAGTTAACACCAAAGTTTTTGTGGAAATGATTTTGAAGTGTACGCTCGTAGTTAGTTGGAATAACATCCAGAATAACTTCACAACGCTCTGCCAAATCAGCATCTACCGGTGCAAGTTTTCGGTCCAGCAAATACTCACCGTAAGTTTTTATCTGGCTACGTCCGCCACCTTCAACAACTGTTGCAATTTGAACACTGTCGTTATTTCCGTAGAAATATTTTACAGAGCGATTTTCGAACTCACTTATAAGCTCTTTGTTAACTTTTGCGTGTTGCTTATTATCTTTTACTCTTTGAACAAATTCGATGTATGATCCAAGTTTGCTGAGAGTGTATTTATCTTTTATTATCTGACGGGCAAAACTGTCGAACTTAAACATCGATAACTCCTGTTTTTTATCAGCAGGATCGGCATTTTGATCTTCTTTAAGTTTTAACAGTTCCTCTTCGTAATCCGAAATTTTCAATTCGATTCTCTCTGCGAAATGAGACAATGAATCTGAATTAACTTTATCTAAAATTAAGCGCAGGTTTGCCTGAGAATTTGCCAGAGCACCTAATTTTTTATTGTGAGCTTTATTTAGTGTAGCTACAATATCGTTGTGAAGAGCCCAAACCAA comes from the Bacteroidota bacterium genome and includes:
- a CDS encoding aminotransferase class I/II-fold pyridoxal phosphate-dependent enzyme — translated: MLLEGKPKVQLNDEAIGFVNLYAALGERAESFLPNRIFESLKSFVRLCYEEPIDPARQQLEINKYVLELKEAIPGYIDVQLMIYPTEDSKAFIYNAQRGKFQGRLNEMIDQELVDKKTKTEVKRIVGAPNFSIGTPPVTEHTLDFLYDVFLGDKVSDIRKFRDVIGVKGDIEEAQWNYFLDVLDQMVNQSTHYTTKAEKDNFLNRSESSINFKGLNGFIRTVVSGPSDTAIKLIAGEVFSKNAVKVIEWDDEQRVYDQINEDSTSVFAVKVKHMRTNYFNKFRWFPLLSRMVFIDDSIESQSTNTTLVWALHNDIVATLNKAHNKKLGALANSQANLRLILDKVNSDSLSHFAERIELKISDYEEELLKLKEDQNADPADKKQELSMFKFDSFARQIIKDKYTLSKLGSYIEFVQRVKDNKQHAKVNKELISEFENRSVKYFYGNNDSVQIATVVEGGGRSQIKTYGEYLLDRKLAPVDADLAERCEVILDVIPTNYERTLQNHFHKNFGVNLFLEKYKQYLTKIENEADNKGRFHNFLIDLGIFEKYEALGAKQQTIIKEFIAGLGNLDHTSVGDDVQMIIRDLLFNPVKPNPFIFINSEASWEYRDLFSYEHFDINPFDIEIELKPDGRVDYERLQKKLETIKVTFQLFDESGRLWDRFCENSTLVINDPSNPTGLTDFNNESLIKFLKFLNNSKITLFLDEAYNDAVKIEDEDEPKWRTISRYIMNNIGTYSKISMVSSISTTKNLGATGDRLGSLIASPACIAVTDYATKQFAPEKGNSNSLYLLNNVLEVAQRAKKIKDQLEESLPKDASRTKIKTQIEKYIFAENANCANYKENPSKVARTSMFEGSPLHIFLLEELLSLDKLDVLELPDDFKYKGEAFFSYFSKNLVKGLNNFRINKAFRNESLKRLKLAKEVAEKVLEKRGADYVSILDSDGSYLFNLVLKDFFSYQELELFSMRLAKERGIAVIPYQTGFVRWSLGDYLEGTPGSYKAFAKEFENGLDIFLKYWEVYYAKRKTPENRDKEAVDILNDIFAGKEEDFLDGVIADFDLIKAIDKKTNVSLRISDIKSLYAATPRKSGLTINSIGGSKNAMLEFYETIGEYTTLPEFLNSKAFTKLYENLLPQFYKNIPALRKMDINLVIARYGKPTLLKYIDSKVNFQPNPYILDDPDEMLIMSEILLELEKILFSDAKFKFLTLEANEKDINGDFARLEGYNIVLRKFFRELLLHFNLPFDQEAKEPVLKELFYKAAEKQEFITGKQFADLRLEDRVKELKGELRDNNDDLWSTFGNKNLTQQFDVIDEYIFGTEDKTEQLFRYYLITRGEEFSALLSDSAAHFNKQLEALEDLEVKMISESIANTLYKAELDKIVSILDRRALEKVVNDDVEVAGRKMVLFLNGMLNKSFGTSYYNRYNHYMIKLLAAEFVAQNSNKNEMVQHGITIFKDYEMENKSLETHNGGALNWINKVMTRTGVIAAEKDVQIITRSNTDAKKREFPFFKVDRVEEPVIIKDGEKQNDVEFVKNLSTLPSSEFFNDRMAKFVDNMDDDDYRCKIVQNGLVKELYVLQKSYMKYLADNLRLMGTDTISLKEAKNFVPDIILFAGAPEKVISYPHVGYFDLKGPKGNIKTVVTPLHLKGDYFGNIKKPRLTMLNEKVKEMGGYPVHGSLFAVEEEDGTVFTIKIAGDSGVGKSEMLAAMQLKWLKEDLPGIRSIKLIAGDMFHIFPDKEGNLYGIGTEVGDFARVTDFDPAYIYAYRTLFESAAESNVEDLNSRATITGFCDLSMPMKIDVMLTASNFAKEEAGIKRYANPENFLMYRDSHGERKEKATSGDNPNFARTLARYSADKVLVNILAEHGNYLDQILDWEEIKAEKKFYLASTYKMIDRIDVEEVVNTIFSDREFKHGSKEFKVDEVRFDVIKNRFRLNATEINVAEGEEATTHTQLLDRAFFNGIFNALASTPAGNPFINEDGQMEQRKQLVHIMKGGNDGSLKGKNIQCGILSTEIGKSGKEITGPQKAAKDVKELLREVRIASPEINQNKEWVKKEIIEKYGELFKHHKHSLEVWRYNFYLFQLEQMRKAEFVRLDDLTQDVKFDMLKGFEPLPKNHVFSPLLLTPAINIELNGFSETYEQLMWLPNNRDFAEELYQQCDQVYIAKGYHKETVINNMVLQLLLLNGFIAIEDLTRGKITEKANRETIAAAKFAAVKKYEEMLIIAKTPKAAPKKDKKGGKKK